A single genomic interval of Arachis duranensis cultivar V14167 chromosome 7, aradu.V14167.gnm2.J7QH, whole genome shotgun sequence harbors:
- the LOC107459594 gene encoding nuclear-pore anchor-like isoform X2: MGKTLSVKQDSVARLEQDLSNCRVELAETEKRINDITQSEIKNDLLSKEVQQLLKQLDEIKQGKKLTTDTTGDHAMKEEKDTRIQTLEKTVERQRDELKKEREENRMEKGRRIKTEAIKDSYNNVEQEKAKFINELERHKEALKRLSGEVEKVKDVGNLPEGANAVQLLSGSNVDDLAAPYVSAVESF; the protein is encoded by the exons ATGGGGAAAACTCTTTCTGTAAAGCAGGATTCAGTTGCACGTTTGGAGCAAGACCTATCAAACTGTAGAGTGGAACTAGCAGAGACAGAAAAGAGAATTAATGATATTACACAATCTGAG ATCAAGAATGACTTGTTGTCAAAGGAGGTTCAACAACTTTTAAAGCAATTAGATGAAATCAAACAAG GGAAAAAGTTGACTACTGATACAACTGGTGATCATGCaatgaaagaagagaaggacACCAGAATACAG ACTCTTGAAAAAACAGTGGAGAGACAACGAGATGAATTAAAGAAGGAGAGGGAAGAAAATCGAATGGAGAAAGGCAGACGAATTAAGACTGAAGCAATAAAGGATTCTTACAACAATGTTGAGCAG GAGAAAGCAAAGTTTATTAATGAACTTGAGAGGCACAAAGAGGCTCTAAAACGATTATCCGGGGAAGTTGAAAAAGTCAAGGATGTTGGCAATCTTCCTGAG GGAGCAAATGCAGTTCAACTTCTTTCTGGATCCAATGTTGACGACTTAGCTGCTCCATATGTATCTGCTGTTGAAAGCTTTTAG
- the LOC107459594 gene encoding nuclear-pore anchor-like isoform X1, with amino-acid sequence MGKTLSVKQDSVARLEQDLSNCRVELAETEKRINDITQSEVSLKYEVDMHKKMLVSWKIKNDLLSKEVQQLLKQLDEIKQGKKLTTDTTGDHAMKEEKDTRIQTLEKTVERQRDELKKEREENRMEKGRRIKTEAIKDSYNNVEQEKAKFINELERHKEALKRLSGEVEKVKDVGNLPEGANAVQLLSGSNVDDLAAPYVSAVESF; translated from the exons ATGGGGAAAACTCTTTCTGTAAAGCAGGATTCAGTTGCACGTTTGGAGCAAGACCTATCAAACTGTAGAGTGGAACTAGCAGAGACAGAAAAGAGAATTAATGATATTACACAATCTGAG GTTAGCCTAAAATATGAAGTGGACATGCATAAGAAAATGCTGGTTTCATGGAAG ATCAAGAATGACTTGTTGTCAAAGGAGGTTCAACAACTTTTAAAGCAATTAGATGAAATCAAACAAG GGAAAAAGTTGACTACTGATACAACTGGTGATCATGCaatgaaagaagagaaggacACCAGAATACAG ACTCTTGAAAAAACAGTGGAGAGACAACGAGATGAATTAAAGAAGGAGAGGGAAGAAAATCGAATGGAGAAAGGCAGACGAATTAAGACTGAAGCAATAAAGGATTCTTACAACAATGTTGAGCAG GAGAAAGCAAAGTTTATTAATGAACTTGAGAGGCACAAAGAGGCTCTAAAACGATTATCCGGGGAAGTTGAAAAAGTCAAGGATGTTGGCAATCTTCCTGAG GGAGCAAATGCAGTTCAACTTCTTTCTGGATCCAATGTTGACGACTTAGCTGCTCCATATGTATCTGCTGTTGAAAGCTTTTAG